From the genome of Plectropomus leopardus isolate mb chromosome 13, YSFRI_Pleo_2.0, whole genome shotgun sequence, one region includes:
- the LOC121952605 gene encoding solute carrier family 35 member F2-like, with amino-acid sequence MEGHDEERLCGKWRVDCRLYNYNLRDVFTWQLLKTIIMGQVLSLLICGTAVSCQYLADAGVETPMLQSFLNYALLLLVYTTILCTRKGDRNILQILKTKWWKYLVMGLADVEANYTVVKAYQFTTLTSIQLLDCFVIPVLMVLSWFFLKTRYKLVHFVAVAVCLLGVGAMVGADILAGRDQGSTTDVVLGDCLVLLSAVLYAVSNVCQEYTVKNLSRIEFLGMMGLFGTLISGIQLAALETRAVASIKWDFHICMLFVVYALCMYALYSFMPVVVKVTSATAVNLSLLTADLFSLFCGIFLFHYTFSTLYIMSFVVITVGFVMFNAVPTYSALPESNEEDASDGSAESASDHLLSTGRDSQRTETITAVAAL; translated from the exons ATGGAGGGGCATGACGAGGAAAGACTGTGTGGGAAATGGAGGGTTGATTGTCGTCTTTACAATTACAACTTGCGGGACGTCTTCACATG GCAGCTGCTGAAGACCATTATCATGGGGCAGGTCTTGTCTCTTTTGATCTGTGGGACGGCGGTGAGCTGTCAGTACCTGGCCGATGCCGGGGTGGAGACGCCCATGCTGCAGAGCTTCCTCAACTACGCCCTGCTGCTGCTCGTCTACACGACCATCCTCTGCACCCGCAAAG GTGACAGAAACAtcctgcaaattttaaaaaccaaGTGGTGGAAATATTTGGTTATGGGTCTGGCAGACGTGGAGGCAAACTACACAGTTGTGAAGGCATACCAGTTTACCACCCTGACGAGTATACAG CTGCTGGACTGCTTTGTAATCCCAGTGCTGATGGTACTTTCCTGGTTCTTCCTGAAGACTCGCTACAAGCTGGTCCACTTTGTAGCCGTGGCGGTGTGTTTGTTGGGGGTCGGGGCCATGGTGGGAGCCGACATCCTGGCTGGAAGAGACCAGGGATCCA CCACCGATGTGGTGCTGGGAGATTGTTTGGTCCTGCTCAGTGCCGTCCTCTATGCTGTATCCAACGTGTGCCAAGAGTACACAGTTAAAAACTTGAGCCGGATTGAATTCTTGGGCATGATGGGTCTCTTTGGGACCCTCATCAGTGGCATACAGCT AGCTGCATTAGAAACTCGAGCAGTAGCATCAATAAAATGGGACTTTCACATAT GCATGCTATTTGTAGTCTATGCTCTATGTATGTACGCACTGTACAGCTTCATGCCTGTGGTGGTAAAGGTGACCAGTGCTACTGCGGTCAACCTCTCTCTGCTCACTGCCGACCTCTTCAGCCTCTTCTGTGGCATCTTCCTCTTCCATTACACA TTCTCAACCCTGTACATCATGTCGTTTGTCGTCATCACTGTTGGTTTTGTCATGTTCAACGCCGTTCCCACGTACTCAGCTTTACCAGAGTCCAATGAGGAAGACGCCTCTGACGGGTCAGCTGAGAGCGCCTCAGACCATTTACTCTCTACAGgcagagacagtcagagaaCTGAGACAATCACCGCTGTGGCTGCACTGTGA